From Salvia splendens isolate huo1 chromosome 3, SspV2, whole genome shotgun sequence, a single genomic window includes:
- the LOC121794972 gene encoding uncharacterized protein LOC121794972 yields MAAYAALLSVMNTVDHIQNHPQLSTSLDHSTIELLLGNICFFLDFIETYSSHGGINEPADDLENQIATAAHAAEDAVESHAISQFRDSGDSRDLHKVIVAMDLLRDKTLKVKEERGLKHHQPTPNSSKSPISGETLTVGFDHNSTKLLDVLTGNESSRQIISIVGMGRIGL; encoded by the exons ATGGCGGCTTACGCAGCTCTACTTTCTGTTATGAATACCGTTGATCACATCCAAAACCACCCTCAACTTTCAACTTCTCTTGATCATTCCACAATTGAGTTACTCCTCGGAAACATTTGCTTCTTCCTAGATTTTATAGAAACTTATTCTTCTCATGGAGGTATCAACGAGCCTGCCGATGATTTGGAGAACCAGATTGCAACTGCAGCTCATGCGGCTGAAGATGCAGTCGAATCCCACGCCATTTCTCAATTTCGTGATAGTGGTGACTCTCGAGATCTGCACAAGGTAATTGTAGCAATGGATCTTCTCAGAGATAAGACGTTGAAGGTGAAAGAGGAAAGGGGATTGAAACATCATCAGCCAACTCCTAATTCGtcaaaatccccaatttctGGAGAGACACTTACGGTTGGATTTGATCACAACTCAACAAAACTCCTGGATGTGCTTACCGGAAATGAGTCCAGCCGCCAAATCATCTCAATCGTCGGCATGGGCAGAATTG GATTATAA
- the LOC121796572 gene encoding putative late blight resistance protein homolog R1B-16 has product MVADERDEYRLGERLYKTLVGRRYLVVLDDMWSVEVWDKIKFYFPDNGNGSRLVFTTRFSDLAVYCRSVCVRMNLLNEYECWELLCVRVFGHEDCPVELEQIGREIVAMCKGLPLSVTVIGGLLQKSAKTVEYWQDVLVNIRSVFSSGEGNRVSEEVAEDYLKNLIDRNLVEVGQLHENGKIISVQIHDLVRDLCISIAEKEKFCPDGRVWFTSKDSCVEDVLQKCKLRFFAYSTLSYNSLFVLPSSISLLWNLQTLIFGGIGYCLVNAPVEIWNMSQLRHVVCNNIHLPDPSPSEGGDGFCILRNLQTLVGVVNFRWSEEACKRIPSVKKLHVRFDDGFAGYEDCLCVVYPRISGVYISLNR; this is encoded by the exons ATGGTTGCCGATGAAAGAGATGAGTATCGATTAGGAGAGCGATTGTATAAAACTTTGGTGGGTAGGAGATATTTGGTTGTGTTGGATGACATGTGGAGTGTTGAAGTTTGGGACAAGATAAAGTTCTATTTCCCTGATAATGGCAATGGGAGTCGCCTCGTTTTCACTACTAGGTTTTCTGATTTGGCTGTATATTGTAGATCAGTTTGTGTTAGGATGAATCTTTTAAATGAGTATGAATGTTGGGAGCTATTATGTGTGAGGGTATTTGGACATGAAGATTGCCCCGTTGAACTAGAACAAATTGGAAGAGAGATTGTTGCAATGTGCAAAGGGCTTCCTCTGTCGGTTACTGTGATTGGAGGGCTTCTTCAAAAGTCAGCTAAGACAGTTGAATATTGGCAGGATGTGTTAGTGAATATAAGATCAGTTTTCAGTTCAGGAGAGG GTAATCGAGTCTCGGAAGAGGTTGCGGAGGATTACTTGAAGAATCTCATTGATAGGAACCTCGTTGAAGTTGGTCAGTTACATGAGAATGGAAAAATTATATCTGTTCAGATTCATGATCTTGTAAGAGATCTATGCATAAGTATAGCAGAGAAAGAGAAGTTTTGTCCTGATGGGAGAGTTTGGTTTACGAGCAAGGATTCTTGCGTAGAAGATGTGTTGCAGAAGTGTAAGCTGCGTTTCTTTGCTTACAGCACACTGTCTTATAACTCCTTGTTCGTGCTTCCTTCTTCAATATCCTTGCTTTGGAATCTGCAAACATTGATTTTTGGAGGAATAGGATATTGTCTAGTTAATGCACCAGTTGAAATTTGGAATATGTCACAACTTAGGCACGTTGTGTGCAACAACATTCATCTACCCGATCCTTCACCAAGTGAGGGGGGGGATGGCTTTTGCATTTTGAGAAACTTGCAAACACTCGTGGGAGTAGTGAATTTCAGATGGAGCGAGGAGGCGTGCAAGAGAATCCCCAGCGTCAAGAAATTGCACGTGAGGTTTGATGATGGCTTCGCAGGTTATGAAGATTGCTTGTGCGTAGTGTATCCCAGAATTTCCGGTGTTTACATAAGCTTGAATCGCTGA